In the Glycine max cultivar Williams 82 chromosome 6, Glycine_max_v4.0, whole genome shotgun sequence genome, TTAaaacttagaaaaatatttttagcattttttaagtttatatattttgagaaagaagaaaagggtaggaaaagaaaaataatagatgtAATAAGTAAGCTATGGTAAAGAAACAAAGAGATGAAATTTATTAAGCatttaggaaagaaaaaaaaattataaataatgattttgagaatttaaaaatcattaatgatGCAAGTAAATATGATGTCAATTATTATCAAATGATAAAGTCGAAATCCACatgataaaaaacataatttacataataaaattgtgaaacaaattcttttataaataatgtaTCAATACAtcctattaatatttattattttttttatcatatcatatcacTTGTTATCCATacacttttttctctctctctttttatccAAGTGTTGAACAGAATCTGACATCTATCAATTTTTTCGAACAATGTTATATGTTGTTTCGACAAGAATGTTATATGGCCAGTTAAAACTGCTTTCGATTAGTCCATTATTAACCCAAGAAGCTTAAAAGCTGAGATCAGTTTGGCTTGTTATCTGTATTGAATGCAGTttagattaaattttgttattcttatCTTAAATCCATAAATAGCAAACACCACACAGTACGCCATTAATTTATGGGAGTGTTtgatatttatagtttcttagaGCATACTTATCTTCGGCAATAATGCATTATTATGTGTTAATACCAAAGACAAGTTTGATGGGCTAAAGAAACTCCTTTGTTGTGTTTTAtcaaagtaattaaataaataatcccCAAATCAGATAGGGACATGTCTATATCACGGTGAGGAGGGTGTCTATGGCAAATCCACAATGAAGCTTAGCAAGTATGGTATTCGAAAGAGTGGGCACATGGGAGAGGTAATGTGGTTCAGATTTCTACATCAAGGGCCATTCTCACCCCCCCAATGGCAAAGCAAAAGGGCCACAAGTGTTCCTCATCATTCTCAGAGAGTGCCACATGTCCCTTGGATTGACTTTACCCCATACACAAGTTCCATCATTGCCAGCAGCAATATATTCTCTCTCGGCTACTTTACCAAATTCAATTGTTAGCCTCTCTCTCACACAATCGTGTCACGGGAAATTTGAGTCTAGATAGATATACATAGTTGTATAGCTtgtgtaattgacaatttagcATACTAatctaatagttaaaatttctcatttatatatatatatatatcgaaaccattaatttattagagaaaTATTAGACTTTAGACCGAATTGAAACGACCCAATGACAAATCGAAATCATGAAAAATTAAGAGGGATGAAAAGGAAAACAATAGGGCGGGTGGTAAACACCACTACAAAATCTGACGGACAAACGATAACACCAGCGATAACAGAACATAGAGAGGGGATGGAAACGGAGCGGTGACCGGTTTAAACCCATTGCATGATCGGAAGCTCACTCTCATTCCCCCCCTAAACCAAAACGATGTCGTTCTCTCACCACCGTCGATCTCAATCCGAGATGCATTTCCGCATCCCCAACGACTTCGACCTCGAGGTGGATCTCTCTCCGCCGCATCATTTCCAAGATCCGGTCCCGTTCCATACCCCAATCTCCGCATCTGGAAACCCGTCGCTCCGGTCACCGGAGAAGCAACTCCCCCGACGCCTCTTCCTCCTCGTTGGTCGACGCCATTGATGCCGAGAAGGCCTTGTCCCCCTATAAGCTCGCTCAATTGTGGACCGTTGATCCCAAACGAGCCAAGAGGTACGTACGTTTCCGCATCATCATCATGATATATCGTTTCCTTGCATTCTCAAATTAACCTTTTCGATTGAATGGTGCGTGTGATTCAATCTCTTCAAACGGAAGCAACCGCTCTTTCCGCTCAATTAAGTCTTTTCCAGGTTCATATCTGCATTGCTTCATTCATAAGGCATCACGTTGTTCAACAAATGTTATTAGCTGCATTGTGTCTAATTTAGGGTGTGTTTCGGGATACAACTTTATTTTGATAGAGTTTCATTTATATTCACTATTGTGAGTATACATTTTATTACACTGACATCCAATTCACTATATGGTCACAACTCACATCATCTTATATGACGTGACAATAAGATGAATTCTTGTTGGAAGCTtattatgtgaaaaaaaaaaattacactaatgGGGCTTATGAATCAAACTCTATTCAATAAGCTTTTATCACATGAGAGCTTATGTCATATATTCGACCAACCAACATGGTGTGACTTAGTTGACAGATAACTTTGTCTTTTAAGCATGTGGTCATGGGTTTGATACTCGGGTCTGTGTGTATGGAAAACATCTGCTGGGAGATATCAAACCCTTAGATGAATCCTAGTATTTCAAATTATTAACCCTTCATTTCCGCCTGGGGTACACTGAATtcaaccaaaaatatatatttgaccacatatagaatattattttgataatttaaaaagaagttaTGATTCTCAAACTATTTTCATAAGCTCAAATAAGCTTCCCATAAGTTCTTCAAAACGTCCCCTTAGTTGTTTCTAGTGATACATGTACTTTTCTTGGTTGTCCTCCTGTTTTGTTTTTggaatttattgtatttttaagaTGTTAGTATTATTATGCATAGAAGAAAGGCTTACATATTTGCATGCGAAAGAACTCTTAGATCTTGTAGTCAATATGTAATGCTTGAAAAGTCATACTCCCTTTCTTTAAAGTCAGGGAAGGAGAGAATCAATGCAAATAATTACTGATTACTGTGCCATGAGAAATGCTAGGGCTCTCTCCGCATGTGAAATGCATACAGGACCTATTAAATGTCGATTAGAGTGTGTATTTAtcattcttgtgttatttattaTTCCAGTATCCCACATTCAGTTATATATATGTCACATCACTGATCACACATTCGCATCTACATGGTAGCTAGCTGTTCACACCTAGTTTTATTGCCTCGTGCAGGAATTTGGTTGCCTGCACTCCAGATACAAACTGCATGTGGTGCAGTTTGTATTTGGACAGTATAAATATACTTAAGATTATTCATGGATGTGGAACTAAATAATTTGGATGAATGAGATCATgtctattttgtaaaaaaacataGACAATCTTGATCCCCTCATACATATGCAAGGCGTTTGGTTGTAATGTTCACTAAGCATTGTTCTATACGTGCGTATATGAGGAATGCTAACTACACTCTTTTATACTCGCCTTTTGTCACTTTTTTTTGGGTGAAATGTCACATGGGTAAAGAGTATGTTGCCTagtatttcttatatatatatatatatatatatatatatatatatatatatatatatatatatatatatatatatatatacatatataagatacctcttgtattttttcaaattgaaaCACAAGGCTTTTAGATGTCTATTCTACATCCTGTCTCATCAACATGATTGTCTTGTAATATTACAGGATGCGATTCCTATAGgattttctttatttgcttgCTTTGAAGTTTGAATAGGCTGCCTTTTGCCAATGTCAGGAATAGTAACCTACCCTATTTTTTTTCTGGTgattttttctttgcaaattGGTTTACTTTTGATTCTTGAGGCgactttttctttaaataaagattCCTTTGTTTCCTGTATTGCACTTTGTTTCcaattcattaaattaaattggatATATGGAATGGCGGCATTCATATTATTCTACCTGAGACTTATTCTTTCTGAAACATCTTTTTTCAGAGAGATACAACTGGTCTGACTACTGAAAATACGGAGTTGAAGCTTAGGTTACAAGGCATGGAACAACAAGCTAACTTATGTGATGGTACGTTTCAACCATAGTAAATCTACAGATTTTAGTCACTGTACATGTTTATCTTTGACATCAGTTACATATATCTTGATTATCTTTGATATCAGTTGCATTACATATATCCTGAGAAATTTTGCTGGTTTTTGCTTCAGCAGGAGTGGAATTATTTACCTAGAGGGAAGTTATTGGAAATTGTTTTCAACTTTTGATGCTTTTCTAAATGTCATTTTATAATTGTTAGACTGCATCATTCCAGAAGACGAATTGGTCCTTGTGATCAATAGCCTACTAGTAGtgtttctattttgttaaacTTTCAGctaatatattgttatttacaACTCATTTCCATGACTTCAACCCTCCTgtctcaaaaaattataaaatatacggCTCTAAATGAAGCACTGAAGAACGAAGTTGATAGGCTCAAGATTGCAACTGGAGAGATAGTAATGCATACCGATGCCTATGGTTTGGGACTGCATCCACTTACATATTCTCAAGCTCCATTCTTCTCACATCAGTCACAACATGGGCAGAGAGAACTTCAGGCCATGAAAATGTGGTAGTTGCATTCACTCTCATCTAATGTGCCTACTTCCCATGAGCCTCTGTTTGATCTAGACATTCCCTATGATTTGTCAGAAATGTTGTCAAGTGAATCCATCGGCCAATTTcagggactggacataggcaacGGGGTTTCTCATAATCTGATGCCAGATTGTCCATCCATTTGTGTTAATAATATCAACAATGCCTTTTGATGCAAATTAGACTGACCAACATGTCACCAGCCTTTTTATTGGAGTGTTCATAGACTGACATGAGTGAGACCTAAaggtattgattttatttttttttctatttaattaagTGCAAATTTGGATTAGTTcatcttgaaaaaataacttttgcattttttaaaggaaaaaaagtatttatcacCCCAAAAATAAGTTGAAACAATAAATTTCACATCTTGTGTGGCTTGGTTAggcttaaattaatttatgtagatAAAAATGTGAGAGGTTTTTTCAAGTTATATAATCCATTCTGGTCCATTTTTTACATTACTGGGAGAATTTGTACTTAATTGCACCTTCCATGCACACAACTTTTTTTACTTCAGTCTGTGTGTACACGTTTTTTGCACTTAAGACAGACTAGCAGGTGTTTCTGACAGTTCTCATTTTCTACCATGTTGCGCAAAGAACCATTTGTCATCAACTTTAATTGCAACTATTCATTCATATGGACATGGTGTGCCATGGATGGAccatcatatttatatttttgtggaAACATAAGTTAGACCTGTTTTGTTGGTTTACTCTCCTGTCAATTTTAAAGAAGCCATTTGAATGAGGGCCTCAAATGTCCACAGAGTTTACTAGTTTGGTATCGTGTTAGGCGAGAAATAAATGGCAAGCACTTCTAGTTATCATGGTCCCTTCTATCTTCTCTGTTGTCTTTACTgttagtttttcattttaattttcccCTTCTCAGGCATTTTATGTGGCAAGTTTGCTGATAAGATTGCAGAAAGAGTTGTATATTGTTAAAATTATCTACATTTTGAAAATTAGATTGGTCATTGAATCACTGGAAAATATGTAgttcatttgtttgttttagtTGAATTATTGATAACTAAGtataaatatcttaaaagtTGCATAATATATTAAGTAATAAATTAACACTAAATCCTTAAAAAGGTGAGATTTTATATtcatcttattatatattttgtatgaTAAAAAGAAGTCAATAGCAACTAGCAAGTGGTTGAATAATTTGTAAATGAACTTTATGTAGTATACTTTTGTTGCTTGGCATTGGGTCTTAATTGACTGCAAAAtgtttatttgaataaaaaaataacaaaaaataaaataaaacagttgatttaatttagtttttcatCATCAATTTTGTATCAATTTTCAACAGATTCTAAATCAACCGGTTTTTCGGTTTAAGTACATCGAAAATCTAATTAGTTCTTCAATTTTCTGGTCGAATTGACCGATCGGAatcgtattttaaaaaaaaaaagatttattcaAAGAGATATGAACTAAAGTtacaaaacaaggaaaaaaataaattttgcgcGATATATTTCTGAGTCAAGTCAATGACCGCTAACGTATTTGGAAACCACTTTTATAAGGTaaatgataactttttttttaaaacaaatctcTACatgagtaaataaaaataattagtctttttttatagtaaattgaactaaatacactttttttatttatagttttaagACAGACAATATatttgtttggttttttttcggagaaaaaaatgaactcTCTGACCACTCGAGTTAAGACATAGTTACCATataatcacaaataaaaaactttaaaaaaataacaacacaaTACTttcagtaagaaaaaaaaaacttattagtcAGAAATAAACAAAGTCATTTATTAGTCCAATACTATTAGGCCTAATTGGACAATCGTAGACACAATGTCCTGTACGAGTTTAGAATCTTTCGACCCCACACCAATGTCCATGCAGTCGCATAACATGTGATTCGATATGTAATTCATCAACAACTTGCAACACAAATCATAAGATTCATCCTAGAGACACTTTACATTCGCAAACACTAACTTGAGCATTAGAGTATGTCCAGGTACATCATCAAAGTTCTAGTCATGCAGACTACAGGGAATTTTGCTTGAATATTCTGCCCTAGACTGGTTTTGAACAAGTATAATACATTCTCAATGTGGTACTTAAACTACAAGACTCTTTCATCTAATAAACAAGTCTTTTGAATTGGGTTCTTTGTATGTGCTCAAGTCATAAATCATAACATAGTCTTAAGTAAAAAATGATCAGAAAGGGATGCTTGAAATAGAATTATTGCCATGTAATCATCATTGCCagagaaatgaaaaagttaTAATGTAAATTTTGAACGAGAGATAATTCTATATTCAAATTGGATAGAATTATTGTGGGTGTTAAACTCTTCCTCCAACTTcccaattatatatattatattttgattatattattaatcaatgtGAGatctttaacatatttttttcatattaaggACTCGACTTCTCAAGTGTAAGATTTGTAGGATTAGATATTTGCGAGTCTAATGACTCAATATGCTCAACATCAATCCATTGATTGTactttaatattatcttaaaatttaggTTTGAGTTAACCAATGTTCTCCATCCTCAATCCATCCAAACGTGCGCTGGTTCTTCTCAGACTTGTTAACAGAACAAAGTTGTCTAATAATAACTTCTCTGTCCTTTTAACTCAGTGATGAGTAATGACTACCCTGGATTACCATGGTTCAAAATAAGAATTTCATTTAAGTTCACTAGCATCCCATCCAATCGGGAAAATTAATGcacatattctttttctttttacctaACTTCAACTAAATAACAACCTCTATACCTAACCGAACTCTTGAACAACTAATATGATCCAAAGCAGTTAACCCTACATCAGATTATATCATCTAATAAACCCAATGGGACACGTCATTTCAACGGATACACGGGCACCTAACTTGTAACCAAAAATAGTCTCACTTCTTATGGTTATGGATGGCCTATTAGGCTACAGCCCCCAGCATCCAATTTCAATGCACATGGTAGGGTTGGGAACATGTTTgaatttgaagtttgaacaaCACAAAAGAAACTAACTTTTGAAAGACTCTACATATATGACCATTGCAGTTAACTACCAGTGACAAAGCAGTTCTCCATCCTTTGTTAATGGTTCAACTTCAGTCCATATTATGGGTTTTGCATGTTGTCCAAGTGGAACTAGGAGACAAGCCTTGTGAAGGGCACTTTCATATGGTCCCCAGACAAATTAACAATGTATGGATTTTATCCACATGCCCTTCTGTGGATC is a window encoding:
- the LOC100787795 gene encoding LOW QUALITY PROTEIN: bZIP transcription factor 18 (The sequence of the model RefSeq protein was modified relative to this genomic sequence to represent the inferred CDS: inserted 4 bases in 2 codons; substituted 3 bases at 3 genomic stop codons), producing MSFSHHRRSQSEMHFRIPNDFDLEVDLSPPHHFQDPVPXSIPQSPHLETRRSGHRRSNSPDASSSSLVDAIDAEKALSPYKLAQLWTVDPKRAKRYVRFRXSSSXYIVSLHSQINLFDXMVRVIQSLQTEATALSAQLSLFQRDTTGLTTENTELKLRLQGMEQQANLCDALKNEVDRLKIATGEIVMHTDAYGLGLHPLTYSQAPFFSHQSQHGQRELQAMKMWXLHSLSSNVPTSHEPLFDLDIPYDLSEMLSSESIGQFQGLDIGNGVSHNLMPDCPSICVNNINNAF